Proteins co-encoded in one Phalacrocorax carbo chromosome 5, bPhaCar2.1, whole genome shotgun sequence genomic window:
- the RUFY4 gene encoding RUN and FYVE domain-containing protein 4: MAGDGELNRVIKDLQKTVAELNHSYREQNLPVTDGSRELHSLCAQLEFLLQFDLKEKRSFFGQRKDYWDFLCQGLARRRQEHEGVRFVTSLDKLKTPVGRGRAFLRYCLVHQQLAESLQLCLLDPESLREWYYARSPFLSPQHRAEILGSLYELDGVTFHLALCRADLDIAWPMFSETLVRSSRVAGNSLGKTALQTDDTGTGAHGWLDGIACSTTAPHGVPTCPYPPTLTAPQAGGVVVGETDMEVKKDVEEEDEEEMAEDEDEEDELDSEGEDLEVDVEEDVEVEKDVEEEDKEELEKDEGKKKNEKELEDVDVEELEDVHSAGKAPQPDGDREPDMSPQPNMECMPGSPPPVPREPGETEASLQALVSQLRAELGQREAASRALAARLAREERRHRRREEASAQWAQLRAREAEALQETNIFLGQALAAAVAAGDPGALSWAQEEARGWREVAEERGARLAGALAEAAALASRLRDCQAALTAGQTDALEDRDALDQVSAVEEVLRRALVLARGPQDHLLDAQAEGEPSTAASMAMHLATLAATAQEEAQQSRQQLQAQRQEVARLQEQLGRARQDGERWALALQRAQREALEREATRGAEQARQQELIRDMKGRLLELLREKDALWQKTEGIDAPVPSPATRDAGLCARCHKDFRLLSRRYNCRLCQGKVCHACSVDVGKQGRCCLLCYQKRHTQST; the protein is encoded by the exons ATGGCAGGGGATGGAGAGCTTAACCGTGTCATCAAGGACCTGCAGA AGACCGTGGCTGAGCTGAACCACAGCTACCGGGAGCAGAACTTGCCAGTGACAGATGGGAGCCGGGAGCTACACAGCCTCTGTGCCCAGCTGGAGTTCCTCCTCCAG TTCGATCTCAAGGAGAAGAGGAGCTTCTTCGGGCAGCGCAAGGACTATTGGGACTTCTTGTGCCAGGGCCTGGCACGGCGGCGGCAGGAGCATGAGGGTGTTCGCTTTGTCACCTCCCTGGACAAG CTGAAGACCCCTGTGGGCAGGGGCCGAGCCTTCCTGCGGTACTGCCTGGTGCACCAGCAGTTGGCAGAgtccctccagctctgcctcctcgACCCTGAGAGCCTCCG TGAGTGGTACTACGCCCGCAGCCCCTTCCTGAGCCCCCAGCACCGGGCAGAGATCCTGGGCAGCCTCTATGAGCTGGATGGTGTCACCTTCCACCTGGCCCTGTGCAGGGCTGACCTGGACATTGCCTGGCCCATGTTCTCTGA GACACTGGTACGGTCCAGTCGTGTGGCTGGGAACAGCCTGGGAAAGACAGCCCTGCAGACAGACGATACTGGCACTGGGGCACATGGATGGCTCGATGGCATTGCCTGCTCCACCACAGCACCCCACGGAGTGCCAACCTGCCCATACCCACCCACCTTGACTGCCCCACAGGCAGGGGGTGTAGTGGTGGGGGAGACGGATATGGAGGTGAAGAAGGAtgtggaagaggaggatgaagaggagATGGcggaggatgaggatgaggaggatGAGTTGGATTCGGAGGGGGAGGATTTGGAGGTAGATGTGGAGGAGGATGTGGAGGTAGAGAAGGATGTTGAAGAGGAGGATAAGGAGGAGTTGGAGAAGGatgaagggaagaagaagaatGAGAAGGAGTTGGAGGACGTGGATGTGGAGGAGTTGGAGGATGTACACAGTGCTGGCAAAGCACCCCAGCCCGATGGTGACAGGGAGCCTGACATGTCCCCGCAACCCAACATGGAGTGCATGCCAGGCTCCCCGCCACCTGTGCCTAGAGAGCCAGGCGAGACAGAGGCATCCCTGCAGGCACTGGTGTCCCAGCTGCGGGCCGAGCTGGGGCAGCGGGAGGCAGCGTCGCGGGCGCTGGCAGCCCGGCTCGCACGGGAGGAGCGGCGGCaccggcggcgggaggaggccAGCGCCCAGTGGGCCCAGCTGCGGGCGCGTGAGGCTGAGGCGCTGCAGGAGACCAACATCTTCCTAGGGCAGGCGCTGGCAGCGGCAGTGGCAGCGGGGGACCCAGGGGCGCTGTCGTGGGCGCAGGAGGAGGCGCGGGGCTGGCGGGAGGTGGCAGAGGAGCGGGGTGCCCGGCTGGCCGGGGCGCTGGCAGAGGCTGCGGCACTGGCCTCACGCCTGCGGGACTGCCAGGCGGCACTGACGGCGGGACAGACAGACGCACTGGAGGACCGTGATGCCCTGGACCAGGTGTCTGCTGTGGAGGAGGTGCTGCGGCGGGCACTGGTGCTCGCCCGCGGCCCCCAGGATCACCTGCTGGATGCCCAGGCGGAGGGGgagcccagcacagctgccagcaTGGCCATG cacctggcCACCCTGGCTGCCACAGCACAGGAGGAAGCCCAGCAGAGCCGGCAGCAGCTCCAGGCCCAGCGGCAGGAGGTGGCacggctgcaggagcagcttgGCAG GGCCCGGCAGGATGGCGAGCGCTGGGCATTGGCGCTGCAGCGGGCGCAGCGGGAGGCCCTGGAGCGGGAGGCCACACGCGGCGCCGAGCAGGCGCGGCAGCAGGAGCTCATCCGCGACATGAAGGGgcggctgctggagctgctgcg GGAGAAGGATGCCCTGTGGCAGAAGACGGAGGGCATCGATGCCCCAGTGCCCAGCCCAGCGACTCGCGATGCAGGGCTGTGCGCCCGCTGCCACAAGGATTTCCGCCTGCTCTCCCGGCGGTACAACTGCAG gctgtgccagggcaAGGTGTGCCATGCGTGCTCTGTGGATGTGGGCAAGCAGGGCCgctgctgcctgctttgctaCCAGAAAAGGCACACACAGTCTACGTGA
- the LOC104051411 gene encoding C-X-C chemokine receptor type 2-like, with the protein MGSLPQVCKTGMVVMAMHGGTAQLSVAWHSQCGRDTRLCPGGSCTASPNRGKPAPQCPCAPQTLASTPHSINGETGAQSPALPSPTGLPAKVPMAPGGLCSPGGGLQHPGGLKGKPCIHGGPGDRVRTPWLETPTVTCRRGGDAPLGVSQCHPLPGGLGHPGAAAWQGSAGYPLPREDVLGGVRKGSLLAATSPSRWEKVLQPRFLPGWHKAGGGAKGCWEVYQQRAQVRDPPAGLAGPLGLVLSCIQPSSALEPFGSDAWIRLVSGCSLVRTGLGRGEDPGADGPVRAASGKMESFSFNGDFSNFFSNYTYDYSTAMPDTAISSAPCRPDSSFLNKYLVVVIYCLVFILSVVGNGLVVLVVTSSHTNRSVTDVYLLNLAVADLLFALSLPLWAAYRAHEWVFGTVMCKAVSLLQEANFYSGILLLACISVDRYLAIVYATRAATEKRHWVKFVCLGIWVFSVLLSLPVLLFREAFPSPSNGTVCYERIGGEDTAKWRVVLRILPQTFGFALPLLVMLFCYGVTIHTLLQTKNSQKQRAMKVIFAVVLVFLICWLPYNITLVSDTLMRTRAIAETCERRNRIDTALSVTQVLGFAHSCINPIIYAFIGQKFRNSFLKILAQRGLISRDAVARYGRASYTSTSGNTSTTL; encoded by the exons ATGGGGAGTCTCCCCCAAGTCTGCAAGACTGGCATGGTGGTCATGGCTATGCATGGTGGCACAGCTCAGCTCAGCGTAGCGTGGCACAGCCAGTGTGGGAGGGATACaaggctctgccctggggggtCCTGCACAGCATCCCCCAACAGGGGCAAGCCAGCCCCGCAGtgcccctgtgccccccaaaCCTTGGCATCAACCCCCCACTCCATCAATGGGGAAACTGGGGCacagagccctgccctgccttcgCCCACCGGCCTGCCTGCCAAAGTCCCCATGGCCCCAGGGGgcctctgctctcctggggggggtctgcagcacccagggggGCTCAAAGGGAAGCCCTGCATCCACGGGGGGCCAGGAGACAGGGTGAGGACCCCCTGGCTGGAGACCCCCACAGTGACGTGCCGCAGAGGGGGTGATGCACCCCTGGGTGTGTCCCAGTGTCACCCACTGCCGGGTGGCCTGGGACATCCTGGGGCGGCAGCGTGGCAGGGCTCTGCTGGCTACCCCCTACCCCGGGAAGACGTCCTGGGGGGGGTCAGGAAAGGGTCCCTTCTGGCTGCCACTTCCCCTTCACGCTGGGAGAAGGTTTTGCAACCTCGCTTCCTCCCTGGGTGGCATAAAGCGGGCGGTGGAGCGAAGGGGTGCTGGGAGGTGTACCAACAGCGGGCACAGGTGAGGGACCCTCCGGCTGGCCTGGCGGGACCCCTGGGCCTGGTGCTGTCCTGCATCCAACCAAGCTCTGCATTGGAGCCCTTTGGGAGTGACGCTTGGATCCGTCTCGTGTCTGGGTGCTCCCTGGTGAGAACTGGCTTGGGACGGGGAGAAGACCCCGGAGCTGACGGGCCAGTGAGGGCAGCGAGTG GCAAAATGGAGTCCTTCTCCTTCAACGGGGATTTCTCCAACTTCTTTTCCAACTACACCTATGactacagcacagccatgccTGATACCGCTATCTCCTCCGCCCCATGCCGGCCTGACAGCTCCTTCCTCAACAAGTACCTGGTGGTGGTGATCTACTGCCTTGTCTTCATCCTCAGTGTTGTGGGGAATGGgttggtggtgctggtggtgaCTTCCAGTCACACCAACCGCTCCGTCACTGATGTCTACTTGCTTAACCTGGCCGTGGCCGACCTGCTCTTTGCCCTCAGCCTGCCACTCTGGGCCGCCTACAGAGCCCACGAGTGGGTCTTTGGCACGGTGATGTGCAAAGctgtctccctgctgcaggaggccAACTTCTATAGTGgcatcctgctgctggcctgcatCAGCGTGGACCGCTACCTGGCCATCGTCTATGCCACCCGGGCCGCCACTGAGAAGAGGCACTGGGTGAAGTTTGTCTGCTTGGGCATCTGGGtcttctctgtgctgctctccctgcccgTGCTGCTCTTCCGTGAGGCTTTCCCCTCACCCAGCAATGGCACCGTGTGCTATGAGCGCATTGGTGGCGAGGACACAGCCAAGTGGCGGGTGGTGCTGCGGATCCTGCCACAGACCTTTGGCTTCGCCCTGCCCCTCCTGGTCATGCTCTTCTGCTATGGCGTCACCATCCACACCCTCCTACAGACCAAAAATTCCCAGAAGCAGCGGGCCATGAAGGTAATCTTTGCCGTGGTGCTGGTCTTCCTCATCTGCTGGCTGCCCTACAACATCACATTGGTGAGCGACACCCTCATGAGGACGCGGGCCATTGCTGAGACCTGCGAGAGGAGGAATCGCATTGACACGGCCCTCTCTGTCACGCAGGTCCTGGGCTTTGCCCACAGCTGCATCAACCCCATTATTTATGCCTTCATTGGGCAGAAGTTTCGCAACAGCTTCCTCAAGATCCTGGCACAGCGTGGGCTCATCAGCAGGGATGCTGTGGCCCGCTACGGCCGTGCCTCCTACACCTCCACCTCCGGCAACACCTCCACCACCCTCTAA